One region of Primulina tabacum isolate GXHZ01 chromosome 1, ASM2559414v2, whole genome shotgun sequence genomic DNA includes:
- the LOC142546224 gene encoding uncharacterized protein LOC142546224 isoform X1, which translates to MVFFQSSISVEQHIEMAKSVNSTDPCLKLRQINQFHKNKRISNATNQLNIPACEQSRSAVIDVVILIAVVGACGFLLYPYAQILTRKSIELGEEVVDVVTEEIVHSPLLFGCLGLSILFSAMALVGIMVCTDRRCGKHGCHGLHNAPEFDIQIETEDCLKKPDYLEKAALNRGLFELHRDHHRELEAELKKMAPPNGKAVLVFRARCGCPVGRMEVPGPRKYRKYLSLGAV; encoded by the exons ATGGTCTTTTTTCAAAGCTCGATTTCGGTTGAGCAGCATATAGAGATGGCCAAATCTGTGAACTCAACCGACCCTTGCTTGAAACTTCGGCAAATTAATCAGTTCCACAAGAACAAAAGGATATCGAACGCTACGAATCAATTGAACATCCCGGCTTGTGAGCAATCTCGTTCTGCTGTAATTGATGTTGTAATCTTGATTGCTGTTGTAGGCGCATGTGGATTCTTGCTCTATCCTTACGCTCAGATTTTAACGCGTAAAAGTATTGAACTTGGTGAAGAAGTTGTGGATGTTGTAACTGAGGAGATTGTTCATTCCCCTTTGTTATTTGGGTGCTTAGGACTTAGCATTTTGTTCTCAGCAATGGCACTTGTGGGGATCATGGTGTGTACAGATAGGAGATGTGGTAAACATGGCTGTCATGGTCTGCATAATGCCCCCGAATTTGATATTCAAATAGAGACGGAGGATTGCCTCAAGAAACCTGATTATCTAGAAAAGGCTGCATTAAATAGGGGTCTGTTTGAATTGCATCGTGATCACCATAGAGAATTGGAGGCAGAGCTAAAGAAGATGGCTCCACCTAATGGGAAAGCGGTTCTTGTCTTTCGAGCAAGATGTGGGTGTCCTGTCGGCAGAATGGAGGTTCCGGGACCGAGGAAATATCGAAAG TACCTGTCGCTGGGAGCTGTATGA
- the LOC142546224 gene encoding uncharacterized protein LOC142546224 isoform X3 produces the protein MVFFQSSISVEQHIEMAKSVNSTDPCLKLRQINQFHKNKRISNATNQLNIPACEQSRSAVIDVVILIAVVGACGFLLYPYAQILTRKSIELGEEVVDVVTEEIVHSPLLFGCLGLSILFSAMALVGIMVCTDRRCGKHGCHGLHNAPEFDIQIETEDCLKKPDYLEKAALNRGLFELHRDHHRELEAELKKMAPPNGKAVLVFRARCGCPVGRMEVPGPRKYRKDCR, from the exons ATGGTCTTTTTTCAAAGCTCGATTTCGGTTGAGCAGCATATAGAGATGGCCAAATCTGTGAACTCAACCGACCCTTGCTTGAAACTTCGGCAAATTAATCAGTTCCACAAGAACAAAAGGATATCGAACGCTACGAATCAATTGAACATCCCGGCTTGTGAGCAATCTCGTTCTGCTGTAATTGATGTTGTAATCTTGATTGCTGTTGTAGGCGCATGTGGATTCTTGCTCTATCCTTACGCTCAGATTTTAACGCGTAAAAGTATTGAACTTGGTGAAGAAGTTGTGGATGTTGTAACTGAGGAGATTGTTCATTCCCCTTTGTTATTTGGGTGCTTAGGACTTAGCATTTTGTTCTCAGCAATGGCACTTGTGGGGATCATGGTGTGTACAGATAGGAGATGTGGTAAACATGGCTGTCATGGTCTGCATAATGCCCCCGAATTTGATATTCAAATAGAGACGGAGGATTGCCTCAAGAAACCTGATTATCTAGAAAAGGCTGCATTAAATAGGGGTCTGTTTGAATTGCATCGTGATCACCATAGAGAATTGGAGGCAGAGCTAAAGAAGATGGCTCCACCTAATGGGAAAGCGGTTCTTGTCTTTCGAGCAAGATGTGGGTGTCCTGTCGGCAGAATGGAGGTTCCGGGACCGAGGAAATATCGAAAG GATTGCAGATAG
- the LOC142546224 gene encoding uncharacterized protein LOC142546224 isoform X4, which produces MVFFQSSISVEQHIEMAKSVNSTDPCLKLRQINQFHKNKRISNATNQLNIPACEQSRSAVIDVVILIAVVGACGFLLYPYAQILTRKSIELGEEVVDVVTEEIVHSPLLFGCLGLSILFSAMALVGIMVCTDRRCGKHGCHGLHNAPEFDIQIETEDCLKKPDYLEKAALNRGLFELHRDHHRELEAELKKMAPPNGKAVLVFRARCGCPVGRMEVPGPRKYRKDK; this is translated from the exons ATGGTCTTTTTTCAAAGCTCGATTTCGGTTGAGCAGCATATAGAGATGGCCAAATCTGTGAACTCAACCGACCCTTGCTTGAAACTTCGGCAAATTAATCAGTTCCACAAGAACAAAAGGATATCGAACGCTACGAATCAATTGAACATCCCGGCTTGTGAGCAATCTCGTTCTGCTGTAATTGATGTTGTAATCTTGATTGCTGTTGTAGGCGCATGTGGATTCTTGCTCTATCCTTACGCTCAGATTTTAACGCGTAAAAGTATTGAACTTGGTGAAGAAGTTGTGGATGTTGTAACTGAGGAGATTGTTCATTCCCCTTTGTTATTTGGGTGCTTAGGACTTAGCATTTTGTTCTCAGCAATGGCACTTGTGGGGATCATGGTGTGTACAGATAGGAGATGTGGTAAACATGGCTGTCATGGTCTGCATAATGCCCCCGAATTTGATATTCAAATAGAGACGGAGGATTGCCTCAAGAAACCTGATTATCTAGAAAAGGCTGCATTAAATAGGGGTCTGTTTGAATTGCATCGTGATCACCATAGAGAATTGGAGGCAGAGCTAAAGAAGATGGCTCCACCTAATGGGAAAGCGGTTCTTGTCTTTCGAGCAAGATGTGGGTGTCCTGTCGGCAGAATGGAGGTTCCGGGACCGAGGAAATATCGAAAG GACAAATAA
- the LOC142546224 gene encoding uncharacterized protein LOC142546224 isoform X2 — protein MVFFQSSISVEQHIEMAKSVNSTDPCLKLRQINQFHKNKRISNATNQLNIPACEQSRSAVIDVVILIAVVGACGFLLYPYAQILTRKSIELGEEVVDVVTEEIVHSPLLFGCLGLSILFSAMALVGIMVCTDRRCGKHGCHGLHNAPEFDIQIETEDCLKKPDYLEKAALNRGLFELHRDHHRELEAELKKMAPPNGKAVLVFRARCGCPVGRMEVPGPRKYRKDIKS, from the exons ATGGTCTTTTTTCAAAGCTCGATTTCGGTTGAGCAGCATATAGAGATGGCCAAATCTGTGAACTCAACCGACCCTTGCTTGAAACTTCGGCAAATTAATCAGTTCCACAAGAACAAAAGGATATCGAACGCTACGAATCAATTGAACATCCCGGCTTGTGAGCAATCTCGTTCTGCTGTAATTGATGTTGTAATCTTGATTGCTGTTGTAGGCGCATGTGGATTCTTGCTCTATCCTTACGCTCAGATTTTAACGCGTAAAAGTATTGAACTTGGTGAAGAAGTTGTGGATGTTGTAACTGAGGAGATTGTTCATTCCCCTTTGTTATTTGGGTGCTTAGGACTTAGCATTTTGTTCTCAGCAATGGCACTTGTGGGGATCATGGTGTGTACAGATAGGAGATGTGGTAAACATGGCTGTCATGGTCTGCATAATGCCCCCGAATTTGATATTCAAATAGAGACGGAGGATTGCCTCAAGAAACCTGATTATCTAGAAAAGGCTGCATTAAATAGGGGTCTGTTTGAATTGCATCGTGATCACCATAGAGAATTGGAGGCAGAGCTAAAGAAGATGGCTCCACCTAATGGGAAAGCGGTTCTTGTCTTTCGAGCAAGATGTGGGTGTCCTGTCGGCAGAATGGAGGTTCCGGGACCGAGGAAATATCGAAAG Gacatcaaatcttaa